GACCCTTCAGCGGCTTGTGGAGTTTCCGCCGCATCATCGACCGGCGCCTCTTTGTCGACGGCGCCTATCCCAGCGATCTCTGTCTGGTCAACTGGCCGATGATCGACTATGTCGGCGGACACCTCCTGACCGGTGACTCTGCCGATCGTGAAAGCCACATCAGCGCCGCCCGTCGCCAAAGCCTGTCTTTCTTTCACTGGCTCCAAACCGAAGCGCCCCGCCCGGATGGAGGTTTCGGGTGGCCGGGTCTGCGCATGCGAGGAGATATAACCGGCAGCGCCGACGGACTCGCGAAAATGCCCTATATCCGGGAAAGCCGCCGCATCCGGGCGGAGTTTACGGTCCGCCAATCCCACGTCGCCGAAACCGATCGCCCGGGCGAGCTCCTGGCCGAACCCTTTGACGACTCTGTCGGGATCGGTTATTACCGGATCGACCTTCACCCGACAACCGGCGGGGACAACTACCTCGACGTCGGCAGCCTGCCCTTCCAGGTCCCGCTCGGCGCACTCATACCGGTTCGCATGGAGAATCTTCTGCCCGGCGCGAAGAATATCGGCACCACCCACATCACCAACGGCTGCTACCGCCTCCATCCCGTGGAATGGACCATCGGCGAAGCGGCCGGGAACCTGGCCGCTCACTGCCTCGACCTGCAGACAACGCCCCGCACAGTCTACCGCGATCCGGCCCGGCGCCGGGCCTTCCAATGCCGTCTCAAGAAGCGCGGCGTCGAGTTGAGCTGGCCGCAATCACTCAACCTTGAGGAAGGCGACCCACACGCCCACGCGCGGCACCCCATCGTCCCCTCTTGATACACTCGACACCTTCCCGCAGACTCGGATCATCATGGCGCTGACCAGCATCAATCCGGCGACCGGAATGACCATCGCCGTGTACGAAGAAACCACGGACCACGATTTGGAAGAGGCGCTAGGCAAGAGCCAGTCGGCCTTTCGTGAATGGCGACAAAGGTCATTCCCGGAACGGGCCGACTGCCTCCGCAGAGTGGCCGGACTGCTGCACGAAGATCTCGCCGCCCATGCCCGGCTGATCACCACGGAAATGGGGAAACCCATTCTCCAGGCCAGGGCCGAGGTCGAGAAATGCTCGTCCGTCCTCGACTACTACGCCACGCACGGTGAGGCCTTTCTCGCGGATGAGGTTCCGGTCGGTGCAGGCGGCGGCAGGGCTATCGTGGCCTACCAACCGATCGGGCTGGTGCTTGCGGTCATGCCCTGGAACTACCCGTTCTGGCAGGTCTTCCGGGCGGCCGCCCCCGCCCTCATGGCGGGCAACGTCATGGTGCTGAAGCACGCCTCCAATGTGACCGGGTGCGCCCTCGAAATTGAACGGATCTTCTCCGCGGCCGGGTTTCCCGACGGTGTCTTCCAGACCCTCCGAATCGGTTCCAGTCGGGTCGGCCCCTTGATCCGGGACCCACGCATCCGGGGCGTCACCCTGACCGGAAGCACCGAGGTGGGCCGCCGGATCGGTGAAGTTGCCGGCCGCGCGCTGAAGACATGCGTGCTGGAACTGGGCGGATCCGATCCGTATCTGATTCTCAAGGACGCCGACCTCGACAGGGCCGTCGCCCTCACCGTGCAGGGTCGCCTGAACAACAACGGCCAGTCCTGCATTGCCGTCAAACGCCTGATCGTCGAGGCCCCCATCCTCCCCGAATTCCGGAAGAGGTACATCGAGGCGACGGAAGGCGTTCGGATGGGAGATCCGCTTGACGAGTCCTTTTCTCTCGGTCCCCTCGCCCGGCAGGACCTGCGGGATGAACTTCATGCCCAGGTCATCACATCCCGGAAGCAGGGGGCACGCCTCCTCCTCGGGGGCACCGTCCCGACCGGTCCCGGATGGTACTACCCGGCGACCGTTCTCGGCGACGTCCGCCCGGGGATGGTTGCCTACGAGGAGGAACTGTTTGGCCCCGTCGCCTCGATCATCGAGGCCGGGGACGCGGAGGACGGGGTCCGGATCGCCAACGATTCCCGATTCGGATTGGGAGGTGGCATCTTTTCGGAAGACCGCGACAAAGCGGTCGCCCTGGCCCGTCGGATTGAGACCGGAGCCGTCTTCATCAATGATTTTGTGAAGTCGCACCCGGCGCTGCCCTTCGGCGGCGTCAAGGACTCCGGATTCGGTCGTGAGCTTGGCCGTCCCGGTATCCGCGCCTTCACCAATATGCAGACGATATCCGTCTCTTGAAATGGTTCCGCCGAGGGTTCGCTGGTCCGCCGCGCCGGTCCGGGCGCCTCGGTCCCCTCAACGAAGTCCGCAGCCGACGGGAAGCCTACAGAACGATGCCGCCGGCCACCGCACAGAGAATGACGAGCAGCCAGGGCGGAAGCTTGAGAAAACGCAGGGCACCGAAGGCCAGCAATGCGAAAACCACCTGCGGACCGCCGGCCACGCCGGAGATCAGGACCGGGCTGTAAAAGGCCGCCCCGAGAAGTCCGACCACGGCCGCATTCGTACCCATCATTGAACTACGAGCAGAAGGCAGGGCCCGCAGTCTGTTCCAATAAGGCATGGCTCCCGGGAGCAGCAACCAGGAGGGCAGATAGATCGCGACCAGGGCGAGCAGGCCGCCCCCAACCCCACCCGGCCCCACATTGATGACGGATCCCAGGTAGGCGGCGAAGGTGAAGAGCGGTCCCGGCATTGCCTGGACGAAACCATAGCCCGCGAGAAAGGTGTCCCGATCCAGCCATCCACGTCCCACCGTGGCCTCCTCCAGCAGCGGAAGGACGACATGCCCCCCGCCGAAAACCAGCGATCCCGAGCGATAAAAGGATTCGATCAGGAAGGCGAGCGGCGCACCCGTGGCCCAGACGAGGATCGGAAGGCCGACCAGCAGGGACGCAAAGGCAAGAAGCCAGGGCCAACCCGTGTTCGTCCCCTGCCCGGCCGGTGTGGCCGCCGACGCATCCGGCACCAGGAACACCCGGCCGGCCAGGGCTCCGGCCACAATCACGGCCACCTGCATCCAGGCCATTGGGAAGAGGATCATGACGCTGGCCGCGAGTATGGCGATGACCGCCCGCTTCGCGTCCGGGCAGAGCTTCGCCGCCATCGTCCAGAGCGCGTTGGCCACGACCGCCACCGCCGCGATTTTCAGTCCGCCGATCCACCCGCCCAGTTCCCATCCATCCGAAAAACCCAACCCGTAGGCAAAGGCCAGCATGAGGGCGGCTGAGGGCAGTGTGAACCCGATCCAGGCGGCCGCACCTCCCAACCATCCGGCCTGTCGCAACCCGATGGAATAAACCACCTGACTGCTGGCCGGACCCGGAAGGAACTGGCAGAGGGCCACCAGATCGGCGAAGGTCGATTCATCCAGCCACTTGCGGCGCCTGACGAATTCCTCATGAAAATAACCCAGATGAGCCACTGGACCGCCGAACGATGCGCAACCAAGGCGAAGACAGACCAGGAGCACTTCCCGCCAGTTTCGATTCACAGGTCTTTGTCTGGGCATCGTCCAAGCGGCGCAAACGCAAAGTGCCGGAGGTCGCCCGGGTTTCTCCTGATCCCCGAGGACCCTGACGGAACGTTCTTCAGACTCCAGGTCGGTCTTCCCGGGCAAATTGTCGAAACCGGAGAAACCGAGTCCACTCACCCGCGCTTTACGTTCTTGCCTGCGGTGGCCCGGGCGGTGTTGTCTCGGGTCCTCCCATGAAAGTCGTCGTCCTATTTGGCGGTACCAGCGCAGAGCGTGATGTCTCGATTGCCTCCGGCCTCCAGGTGGCAAGGGCCCTCCGGAAGAACGGACACGAGGTCGTGGCAGTCGATACCGCCCGCGGCGCCCTCCTGCCGACGGAAGAGGAACGGCTCCTGACCGGATCCGTTGGGCAGATCCCCCCGGAAACCGAGGCTCTTGCCGTGCTCAAGGGATCCGCCCCCGCCCTCTCGAAGGAGGGCCTGCTGGGTCAGGCCGACGTGGTCTTCCTCGCTCTCCACGGCGGGACCGGCGAGGACGGCACGATCCAAGCGGTCCTCGATCTGGCCGGTGTGCCCTACACCGGCAGCGGCCACGCGGCCAGCGCCATGGCCATGGACAAGGATGTCTCCAAACAACTCTTCCGAGCTGCCGGCGTGCCCACGCCCGACTGGCTGATCGCCCCGGCCGACCATGCGGCCATCGTTGCGCAGATCGGCCTGCCGACCGTGGTCAAAGCCAACCGCCAGGGATCCTCCATCGGACTGTCCATCGTGCGGAGAGCCGAGGATCTTGCCGCAGCCATCGATGAAGCGAAACGGTTTGATCCCGAAGTCATGATCGAACGCTTCATACCCGGTCGCGAACTGACAGTCGGAATTCTTGAGGGAATCGCGCTTCCGCCCGGCGAGATCATCCCCCGGCGCAGCGAACACTTCGACTACCAAAGCAAGTATCAGCCCGGCGGGGCGGAGGAGATTTTCCCGGCCAACCTGACACCCGACCAGGAAACGGAAATCCAGAGCCTCGCCCTGAAGGCCCACCGAGCTCTCAAGCTGGGCGCTTACAGCCGGGTGGATTTCCGGCTCGACGAAGCCGGGGCCTTCTGGTGCCTCGAGGTCAATACGCTCCCCGGGATGACGGCGACCAGCCTTCTCCCGCAGGCCGCCCGGGCAGCCGGTATCGATTTCGAGTCGCTTTGCGAAAGAATCGTTCATCTCGCAGTTGAAAGGGCACCTTCCGTCAAATGATGTCATCCTCGGATCAGAGATTCCTCGGGATCGAAATCGGCGGCACCAAGCTCCAGGTGTCTGTCGGGACCGCAATGGGCACCCTCATCGAAACTGCCCGCGCCAACGTGCCCAAGGGCGCTGGAGGAGGCGAGATCCGCGCCATCATCCTCGATCTCTGCCGGCAGTTGATTGCAAATCACGCTGTTTCGGGAGTGGGCGCAGGCTTCGGCGGGCCGGTCGATATTCGAACAGGAACCATTGCCCGATCGCATCAAGTCGAGGGATGGGACGGGTTCTCGCTCCGGTCCTGGCTCGAGGGCACCCTCGACCTGCCCACCGCGGTTGAAAACGACTCCAATACGGCGGCACTCGCTGAAGCGCGCCTCGGCGCCGGTTCTGGCCACAACCCCGTTTTCTACACCAATCTCGGCAGTGGGGTCGGAGGTGGCCTGGTCCATAATGGAAGAATCACCCACGGTCGTCCTCCCGGTGAAGCCGAGATCGGCCATCTCCGCCTTTCCCCCGGCGGACCGATCGTGGAATCGGTCTGCTCGGGCTGGGCGCTCGACCAACGCCTGCGCGCACTCGCGGCCGAACACGCCGATTCCACCCTGGCCCGAATGCTCTGTGACATGACCTCCGGAGAATCCCGCGTCCTGCCCGAGGCCCTCGCTGGCGGCGACGTGCATGCGCGTCAGGCCCTTGACGAAACGGTTGAGGCGTTTGGCTTCGCCCTCTCCCACGTCGTCCACCTGGTCTCCCCAGAAATCATCGTGATCGGAGGCGGGCTTTCCCATCTGGGCGACGTCTTTGTCGCCCCGCTCAAGATCGCCCTCGCATCCAATATCATGGAAGCCATGCTTCCCGCACCCGATATCCGAACCGCCACCCTCGGCGAAGAAGTCGTCCCGACGGGTGCCATTCTTCTCGCGGCCGATGCCGCGGCGCAGACCCACTGAAATGAATATCAAGAGCTGGACAACCGACTACCTCGACAAGCATTGCCGGACGATGGCCACGGTCCAGGCCGACGCGATGGCCAACCTCCGCAGCCACTTCGATCGCGCGCTGGCCGCAGACCGACGGATCTTTGTCTGTGGCAACGGCGGCAGTGCCGCCAACGCTTCCCACTTCGTGACCGACCTTGGCAAAGGGGCCTCGGATGCGATCGGCCGCCGTTTCCGCTGCCAGAGCCTGAACGACAACGTCCCCTGGATCACGGCAATCGGCAACGACTATGCCTACGAGGATGTTTTCGTCCGCCAGCTGGAGAATCTCGCCGAGGCCGGCGATCTGCTCATGGTCATGACGGTGAGCGGCAACTCCCCCAACCTGGTCAAGGCCGTCGACTGGGCCAATGCCCACGGACTCACCACCATCGGACTGGTCGGAGGAAAGGGCGGGATCGTTGCCGAAAGGGCCCGATCCGTCATCCGGATCGACGATACGCATTACGGTCGGGTCGAAGACGCCCACATGTTGATTTGCCATCTCCTCTGCTATTCCTATATGGAGAAGGTTGATCAGTAAGCGCACTTTCCAAACATGTCCGCCCGACCCATCTCATCCCTCTCCCGCCGCCAGTTCCTGCTGCGCACCCTCGGTCGCATCGCCGCCGGGACCGCCGTTATTCCGACCCTGAAGGCCTCCCCCTCCAAGGAGCCTCCCTTCAGGATCTCCCTCGCTCAATGGTCGGTCCGGCAGATGCACAACGATGGGATCGTCCCCGCCGTCGAATTCCCGGTCTACACCCGGCAAAAGTTCGGGATCGATGCCGTCGAATACGTCAATACCTTCTTCCCGAAGGACGGAACCCTCGGCGATTTCGTGAACGAGTTGCGTCAGCGTTGTGAAGACCAGGGCGTCAAGAGTCTGCTCATCATGTGCGACGGTGAAGGGCACCTCGGGGATCCGGACAAGGGTGCCCGTCTCCAGGCAGTCCGAAACCACGAAAAATGGCTCGACGCCGCTGCGGAACTCGGCTGCCACTCGATCCGGGTCAATGCCCATTCCGAAGGCACCTACTCCGAACAGCTCGAGCTTGCGGCCGACGGTCTGCAGCGTCTTTCGGCTCTGGCTCAGGCGTCCGACCTGAATGTCATCGTCGAGAACCACGGCGGGCTCTCCTCCAACGCGGAGTGGCTGGAAGCGGTCATCAGGAAAGTCGCCCTGCCCAATTGCGGGGTCCTTCCCGATTTCGGCAATTTCCAGGAACACGACCGCTACTCCAGCGTCCAGCGCCTCATGCCCTACGCCAGGGGAGTCAGCGCCAAGAGTCATGATTTCGACGAAGACGGCAACGAAACCGGGACCGATTACTTCCGGATGATTCCGATCGTGCTGCGGTCCGGCTACCGGGGGCATATCGGGATCGAGTATGAAGGCAGCGTGCTCTCTCCGGACGAAGGCATCCTGGCCACCAAGCGACTTCTGATCCGCACCCGCGACGCCTGGACGGCAGGGGCCTGAGAGCGGGTTATTCTTCCTCGGACGGCCTCTGAGGACGGCCTCTGCGGTCCGTCCGTAATCTCAGGCTTTCGGTCAGATTGCGATCGAACCTGCGATCTTCCTTCCCGATTCGACATTCCCCGAGGTGTGTGCACTTTCGGCTCTTTCCAACCGCTCGACTGATGACACCATCCAACCTCCTCTCCGCCCTCAATTGGCGTTACGCCACCAAGCAATTCGATGCCACCCGTAAAATTCCTGGGGACGCCTGGGAAGTGCTCGAGCGGGCCCTTGTCCTCGCGCCGTCGTCGTTCGGGGTGCAGCCCTGGCAGTTCCTCGTCATTGACGATCCGGAAGTCCGGACGCAGCTCTCGGCCGCTTCCTGGGGTCAGACGCAGCCCGTCGACGCCTCCCACTATGTCGTTTTCACCATCCGGAAGAATCTGGATGACGTTCATATCCAGCGCTATATCGAGGATGCCGCCGCAACCCGCGGTATTCCGGTCGAGTCCCTTGATGGCTACAAGAACGTTGTCGTCGGTTTTGTCGAAAGACTGCGCGAAGCGGGCACGCTTGATGCCTGGGCCGCCCGTCAGGTCTATATCGCCCTCGGTCAGTTCATGACTTCGGCTGCCGTTCTCGCCATCGACACCTGTCCGATGGAGGGTATCGACCCGGCCAAGTACGACGAGATCCTGGGATTGACCGGCACCGATTATGCGACTGTCTGCGGTTGCGCCGCCGGCTACCGCTCGGCGTCGGACAAGTATGCGACCACCCCGAAGGTGCGCTTCCCGGGCGACATGGTCGTGAAGCATATCTGATCCCGGCAGAATCTTCAGGAGAGCCTTTACGCCTCGACCCACCGGTAGGCCGGCCCCAGGGCCGGATTCCGGCTCAGTCACGATCCGCGCAGTCAATCCCAAGGCATGCGCGCACGTGCCACCAGAGAGTCGCCTTGGCCGTTCGAAACCGCGTGGTCGGGCGCTTTTTCGGTTGAGGGGGATCCCTCCTTGGGCACACTGATCGCCAACCTGTCCATCCCCTTCACCCATATCCGCATGCATTGCTACGCAGCCAAGGAACGATCACCGGGAGAGAAGCGAACCGCGCTGACCCCTTCCACCGGAAACATACTGGTCAAACTCGGCCTCGAGGTCTCGGCCGAGCGAGGTCTCGGCACCATGAGCGGTTATCTCGACGAGGCCTATGCGAAATCGGGAGTGAAGCTGATATCCGACCATGCTGCCGCCCTTGGACAGGCCGGTCTTGTTCTCGGCGTACGCAAGCCAAACCCGGAGGCCATTGCCGCCATGAAACCGGGCACCATCCTGATGAGCCACCTCGACCCGTTCAATGAACCGGACCTGGTCAAGGCGCTGGCCAAGGCCGGGATCAGTGCGATCAGCCTGGAAATGATCCCCCGGACCACCCTCGCCCAGAAGATGGACGTGCTCAGCTCCCAGGCCAATCTCGCCGGCTACTCGGCCGTCGTCCAGGCCGCCGCCCGGATCCAGAAGATCCTTCCCATGATGATGACACCGGCCGGGACAATCAATCCCTGCCGGGTCTTCATTATCGGCGTCGGCGTGGCCGGACTCCAGGCCATCGCCACGGCCAAGCGACTCGGTGCGCGCGTCGAGGCGTTCGACACCCGTCCGGTGGTCGAGGAACAGGTCCGTTCTCTAGGAGCCAAATTCGTCAAGATCGACCTCGGCGAGACCGGCCAGACCGCCCAGGGCTACGCCAAGGAACTGACCCCAGAGCAACTCCAGATGCAGCGCGACGGCATGGCCAAGGTCTGCGCCACTTCGGATATCGTGGTGACCACGGCCAAGCTTTTCGGACGCAGGGCCCCCATCGTCGTGACACGCGAAATGGTCGCGGGCATGCAGGCCGGCTCGGTCATCGTGGACCTCGCGGTGGAGGGTGGCGGCAACGTCGAGGGATCGAAGCTGAACGAGGAAGTCATCACCGAGAATGGGGTGATCATCATCGGAGACGGTTGTCTTGAGGGCGCAGTGTCCACTCATGCCAGCCAGGTCTTCTCCAGCAACCTGGCCGCATTCATTGAGCATTTCTGGGATGCCGAAGCCAAGACCTTCAACCTCAACCTGGAAGACGAAATCATGAAAGGCTGCCTGATCACCCACGGCGGCAAAGTCGTCCATGAGCGATTCCAGAACCTGAACTGATCCCCACTCCACGCCCCGACCTCCCCCCTCTTTTTCTCAAACCCATGGAACTCATCCTACTGGTCTTCATCTTCGTCCTCGCGGCCTTCCTCGGCTTCGAGCTCATCTCGAAGGTGCCCTCCCAACTGCATACGCCGCTGATGTCCGGGTCCAATGCCATCTCCGGCATCACCATCGTCGGAGCGCTCATCGCGGTCGGCTCGGCCGAGCACAACACGGTGAACATCGTCATCGGAACCCTCGCGGTTGTCCTCGCCACTATCAATGTGGTCGGCGGCTACCTCGTCACCGACCGGATGCTGGCCATGTTCAAGAAGAAGGAAGGGGGGAAGAAGTAAGCCATGCATTCCCTCATCCTGATCAATCTCAGCTATATCGTCGCTTCCATCCTCTTCATCTTCGGGTTGAAGATGCTGGGGAATGCCCAGACGGCCCGGCGCGGCAACCTGATTTCCGCCATCGGCATGCTCATCGCGGTTGTCGTCACCCTCCTTGACCGCCAGGTCCTCGACTTCAAGTGGATCGCCATCGGCCTCATCGTCGGCACCGTCATCGGGGCACCCGCCGCCAAGCTGGTCAAGATGACCGCCATGCCTGAGATGGTCGCGCTTTTCAACGGATTCGGCGGACTCGCCAGCCTTCTGGTCGGCTGGGCCGAATACCAGAAGATCGTCTCCGAGGGTTGGGCCGCTTACCTCTTCCGCAACCCCACCGCCACTGTCTTTTTCACTTCGACCGTCATTGTCCTGGCCGTCCTGATCGGCGGGATCACCTTCACCGGTTCGGTCTACGCCTACCTCAAGCTGTCCGGCCGGGTCAGCGGACGAGCCAAGGTCTTCGGCGGGCAGAAACTGCTCAACCTGTCCGTCGCCGTCCTCATCGTCGCTGTCGGATTCCTGTTTGTGATCCGGGGCGAAGGACACAACGTTTATCCGGAATTCGTCGGTCTGGTGGTGCTTTCGCTGCTGCTCGGACTCCTCGCCGTCATGCCGATCGGCGGCGGCGACATGCCGGTCGTCATTGCAATCTTGAACAGCCTCTCCGGTCTGGCCGCAGCCGCGGCCGGCTTCGTCATCGCCAACAACGTGCTCATCGTGGCCGGGTGTCTGGTCGGCGCCAGCGGCGTCATCCTGAGCATCATCATGTGCAAGGCGATGAACCGCACCATCGGCAACGTCCTCTTTTCGGGCTTCGGCGCCTCGGATGCCGGATCCGGCGGGACCGCCATGGAAGGAGAACTCAAGCCCATCTCCGCGGCCGATACCTACTATGTTCTCGAAGCGGCCCAGAGCGTGGTCATCGTTCCCGGCTACGGGATGGCCGTGGCCCAGGCCCAGCACGTGGTCAAGGAACTCGGGGATCTCCTTGAGTCGAACGGGACCGAGGTCCGCTTCGCCATCCATCCGGTGGCGGGACGCATGCCTGGCCACATGAACGTCCTCCTCGCCGAGGCCGACGTGCCCTACGAGCAGCTGGTCGAGATGGACAACATCAACCCGACCATGCCGTCGGTCGACGTCGCCATCGTCATCGGCGCCAACGATGTGGTCAATCCGGCCGCCACCAACGACAAGGCATCCCCCATCTACGGCATGCCGATCATCAATGCTCACGAGGCCAAGACCGTCATCTGCCTGAAGCGCGGCAAGGGCACCGGATTCTCCGGCCTGGAAAACCAGCTCTTCCTCCTCCCGCAGACCCGCATGCTTTACGGCGACGCCAAATCCTCCATCCAGGGTCTGGTCTCCGAGTTCAAGAACGCGTAGGCCGGAGAACCGAGGGACTGCAGGAGAGGCTTTATGCCTCGATGCCACCCCCGTGGAGGAGGCGATCGGGAATCAACCGGTTCTCGTGACGAATGGCGGCATGTCTTCATCCCACGTCGAATCGAGGGACAAACCCTCTCCTACCGGAGGACAGGCCCTCAGATCCTCGCCGCTGAGTTCGCACTTCCACTGTTCGTGGGTTTACTTCCGCCGGCTTCCTTTCCAGAATCCTGATTCTTCATGGCTACCATCTGGCGCGTCTCCGGCTATCTCTTCAAATACCGCGGTCTTTTCGGGCTGACTCTCCTGCTTGCCCTGGGAAGCACGCTCTTCCTCATCGCCATCCCCCAGATCATCAAGCAGATCTTCGACCGGATCATCGCCCCCGGACGAACCGACCTGCTCGGCTGGGGCATCGGGGCCATCACCATCTGCTATTTCGGACGGGACCTGCTGAACTGCCTTCGTATCCGAATCAACAATACACTGGAGCAGAACGTCCTGATCGACCTCCGGCGCGACCTCCACCGCAAGCTTCTCGACCTGCCGATCGGCTACTACGACAAACGCAAGTCGGGCGAGATCGCCTCGCGGGTGATCGAGGACGTCCAGAACGTGGAGCGGGTCATCCTCGACGGATCCGAGCAGGGCACGGTCGCCCTGCTGACCGTGATCGGCATTTCGGCCATCCTTTTCACCCAACAGCCCCTCCTGGCGCTTTTCGTCATCCTCCCCCTGCCCGTCGTCTTCTGGCTCTCCATCCTCCATTTTCGGGCCACCCGACGGAACTGGAGAAAGGTGCGGCAGAGTGCGGGCGAACTCAATTCCCTCCTGGTCGAGGATATCCAGGGCAACCGGTTGATCAGTTCCTTCGCCCTGAAGGACCGGGAAACCAACCGCTTCATCGGGATCGCGGTCGAACTGAAGAACCGGACCCTCCACGCCATGTACCGCTGGTCCCTCCACGGCCCAGGGACCAATTTCATCACCAGCCTGGGCAGTGTCGCCGTGGTCGGATTCGGCGGCTACCTCCTGATCCAGGGAGGCAATGCCCCGGGCACCTTCACTTTCGGCGATTTCGTGGCTTTCTTCGCCTACTGCGCCCTGCTCTACCAGCCGATCAGCACCCTCAATTCGATCAACCACCTCTTCGCCGCGGGCAAGGCCTCGGCCGAACGGGTTTTTGAGATTCTCGACCATCCGATCGGGATTGAGAACGCACCGGACCCGCTTCCCTTCCCCGATGGCCTCATCCGGGTGCATTACACGGGAGTGTCGTTCTGCTATCCGGACCGATCCGAGGTGCTCGAGGATTTCACCCTCGAGATGCCACCAGGCAAAGTCACCGCCATCGTCGGGCATACCGGCGCCGGAAAATCGACCATCGCCAATCTCCTCCTGCGCTACTATGACGTGACCGCCGGTTCGGTCACGATCAACGGGACGGACGTCCGACAAATCGACCTGGATTCCCTCCGACAGAATATCGGGTTCGTCGCCCAGGATCCCTTCCTCTTCGACGGCTCCGTGGCCGACAACCTGCGCCTGGCCCGCGAGGACGCGACCATGGACGATATGATCGCCGCGCTCGATGCCGCCTGCTCCTGGGATTTCGTCCAGAATCTTCCGGACGGGATCAACACCATGATCGGCGAACGCGGCATCCGCCTCTCCATGGGCGAAAAACAACGTCTGACCATTGCCCGGGTCATCCTGAAGAATCCTCCCCTCGTCATCCTCGACGAGGCCACCTCCAGCGTCGACACCCTGACCGAGGCCCGAATCCAGACCGCGATAGACAACCTCGTCCAGCGACGAACCACCCTGGTGATCGCCCATCGCCTCTCCACCGTCCGCCGCGCCGACCAGATCGTCGTTCTCGAACAGGGCCGCATCCTCGAATCCGGCTCTCACCGGGACCTGATCGAAAGAGGTGGTCACTACGCAGACCTCTGGCGCGCCCAGACCGACCTGATTCCGGAATTCAGCTGAGTGGTGTGTCGGTTGCATTTTCGCAAATCATTCCTTCTCCGGTGTAGAGCAACGTCGCTGTGCGACGTTTAGTCCGACCGACGGACACGCCACACAGCGGCCTGGCTAAAGGTTTTCTCGTCCAGGCCCCTGGCAATTCGTTACATCTGGACAGACGCCTGGGAACCACCGCCTCACCCATCGCGACGACCCATTTGTGCAATTGCAGCATGATTTGCATTGTCAGGGGACCGGGCTCCGAACTAGACTGCTTGATCAGGGACGGCCGTCCGGCCCAACCGGACCGAGGCGAGCGCAACCCGTCCCCGTTCATCAAGATGAGTGACCCACGGAATCCCCAGATCAAGCACCTTCGAACCCTCAAAGCCGAAGCCCGTCTCGGCGGTGGCCCGGACCGGATCGAGGCCCAGAAAGCCAAGGGTAAACTGACCGCTCACGAACGCATCGATCTGCTCCTCGACGAGGGCTCGTTCCGCGAACTCGACGCCTTCGTCCGCCGGGGAGATTCCCAGTTGATGGGCGACGGGGTCGTGACCGGCTACGGAAC
This sequence is a window from Opitutaceae bacterium. Protein-coding genes within it:
- a CDS encoding NAD(P)(+) transhydrogenase (Re/Si-specific) subunit beta, translated to MHSLILINLSYIVASILFIFGLKMLGNAQTARRGNLISAIGMLIAVVVTLLDRQVLDFKWIAIGLIVGTVIGAPAAKLVKMTAMPEMVALFNGFGGLASLLVGWAEYQKIVSEGWAAYLFRNPTATVFFTSTVIVLAVLIGGITFTGSVYAYLKLSGRVSGRAKVFGGQKLLNLSVAVLIVAVGFLFVIRGEGHNVYPEFVGLVVLSLLLGLLAVMPIGGGDMPVVIAILNSLSGLAAAAAGFVIANNVLIVAGCLVGASGVILSIIMCKAMNRTIGNVLFSGFGASDAGSGGTAMEGELKPISAADTYYVLEAAQSVVIVPGYGMAVAQAQHVVKELGDLLESNGTEVRFAIHPVAGRMPGHMNVLLAEADVPYEQLVEMDNINPTMPSVDVAIVIGANDVVNPAATNDKASPIYGMPIINAHEAKTVICLKRGKGTGFSGLENQLFLLPQTRMLYGDAKSSIQGLVSEFKNA
- a CDS encoding NAD(P)H-dependent oxidoreductase; amino-acid sequence: MTPSNLLSALNWRYATKQFDATRKIPGDAWEVLERALVLAPSSFGVQPWQFLVIDDPEVRTQLSAASWGQTQPVDASHYVVFTIRKNLDDVHIQRYIEDAAATRGIPVESLDGYKNVVVGFVERLREAGTLDAWAARQVYIALGQFMTSAAVLAIDTCPMEGIDPAKYDEILGLTGTDYATVCGCAAGYRSASDKYATTPKVRFPGDMVVKHI
- a CDS encoding NAD(P) transhydrogenase subunit alpha — protein: MELILLVFIFVLAAFLGFELISKVPSQLHTPLMSGSNAISGITIVGALIAVGSAEHNTVNIVIGTLAVVLATINVVGGYLVTDRMLAMFKKKEGGKK
- a CDS encoding NAD(P) transhydrogenase subunit alpha encodes the protein MGTLIANLSIPFTHIRMHCYAAKERSPGEKRTALTPSTGNILVKLGLEVSAERGLGTMSGYLDEAYAKSGVKLISDHAAALGQAGLVLGVRKPNPEAIAAMKPGTILMSHLDPFNEPDLVKALAKAGISAISLEMIPRTTLAQKMDVLSSQANLAGYSAVVQAAARIQKILPMMMTPAGTINPCRVFIIGVGVAGLQAIATAKRLGARVEAFDTRPVVEEQVRSLGAKFVKIDLGETGQTAQGYAKELTPEQLQMQRDGMAKVCATSDIVVTTAKLFGRRAPIVVTREMVAGMQAGSVIVDLAVEGGGNVEGSKLNEEVITENGVIIIGDGCLEGAVSTHASQVFSSNLAAFIEHFWDAEAKTFNLNLEDEIMKGCLITHGGKVVHERFQNLN
- a CDS encoding ABC transporter ATP-binding protein, with protein sequence MATIWRVSGYLFKYRGLFGLTLLLALGSTLFLIAIPQIIKQIFDRIIAPGRTDLLGWGIGAITICYFGRDLLNCLRIRINNTLEQNVLIDLRRDLHRKLLDLPIGYYDKRKSGEIASRVIEDVQNVERVILDGSEQGTVALLTVIGISAILFTQQPLLALFVILPLPVVFWLSILHFRATRRNWRKVRQSAGELNSLLVEDIQGNRLISSFALKDRETNRFIGIAVELKNRTLHAMYRWSLHGPGTNFITSLGSVAVVGFGGYLLIQGGNAPGTFTFGDFVAFFAYCALLYQPISTLNSINHLFAAGKASAERVFEILDHPIGIENAPDPLPFPDGLIRVHYTGVSFCYPDRSEVLEDFTLEMPPGKVTAIVGHTGAGKSTIANLLLRYYDVTAGSVTINGTDVRQIDLDSLRQNIGFVAQDPFLFDGSVADNLRLAREDATMDDMIAALDAACSWDFVQNLPDGINTMIGERGIRLSMGEKQRLTIARVILKNPPLVILDEATSSVDTLTEARIQTAIDNLVQRRTTLVIAHRLSTVRRADQIVVLEQGRILESGSHRDLIERGGHYADLWRAQTDLIPEFS